Genomic DNA from Nocardioides aquaticus:
GTCCGGGTGTAGACCACGTACGACGTCCCCTGACGGACTTCGCGGCGGCCGGTTGCTGAGGTCATGCCAGCTCCTCGGTCGAGTGTGGTGCCGAGATGGTCAAGGCGCTGGTGCGCCGCTCGCGCGACGTGCGCCGCACCTCGAGGTCGAGTCCGTCGAGATCGGCCTCGGAGAAAGGGGTTGCCTGCAGTTCGGCGAGCAACTCGCGCAGGGGCGCCAGTGACGCGGGGCGCAGCCGGTAGTGCCGCTCCCGCCCACGCTCCTCAACCTCGGTGATGCCGGCCTCGGTCAGCAGGCGAAGGTGCTTGCTCACGGCTGGACGGCTAATCGGGTGCTGCGCGGCGAGGTCCACCACCCGTGCCGGGCCGGCGGCGAGGTGTCGCATCAGTTCGCGGCGGATCGGATCCGCGAGGGCGCCGAAGATGTCCACCCTGTATTAGTAACCCAATGGTCACCAATAGTCTAGGTGGGTAGCTCGACCTGCTTGTCCATCGGCTTGCAGACGTGCCGGTGCTGGATCCCGTCTGGCACGCTCCGCGACCGCTCGTCGGCAGAGCACATTCACGCGGGAAGCCGCCTCGCTGAGGCGCTGGCGCTGGCGACGCCCAACCAGGCGTCGTGGGCGCCATTGAAGAACAGCTAGCTCGCAGAGCGTGCAGCAGTCGGTCACCTACCGAGACGCGACAAGGCCGGTACGTGCAGCCGCGGGTCAAGGGGTCCTGCGGACCATCCAATAGCGCCGTTCGCGCCCGTGTGCATCCTGCACTGCCACTTCGAGCACTCCGCCGCATCTCTCGATTGTTCTGATGGATGCGACGTTCGAGTCGCTGCATACAAGTAAGACCTGCTGCATGCCAGTGGTCCAGGCGACTTCGACGACCTGACCGAGCGCCCAGGCAGCGATTCCTCGGCCGCGAGCCGATGGCTGCACGCCGTACCCGACATGGCCAAGGCGCTGCACCGAGTCGTTGGTGAATGCGCGGAGGGTGATGCCACCGACAACGCGGTGATCGTCGACGATCCACCACACGTGAGCCGGTCGGGACAGCAGCTCGTCCACCCATGTCGCGAAGCCCTGCGGGGTCTCGACGTCGTCAGCGGGGCCCACGCCGAAGCCGTCTTCGTGCTGGCCTGACCCCCACTCGCGGTGTGACTCCAACCAGGCTGCGTGAAGAGCCGCGTCCGGCGACACGAGTTCCAGCACACGACCAGTCTATGAGCGCCCCGTCGGCCGAGCGGCCTGTCACGACCACAGGTTCTGTGCGGCTGGCGGAGCGGCTCGCAGAGCGTGCCAATACGGGACAGAAAAGTAGGTGGCCCTCAGTAGGCGTGGTCGAGCGAACGGACAAGCTTCGCGCGCTGCTGCTCGGCAGCGATGCCTACTGCAAGTCTGATGAGGAGACTCAGCAGCAAGACTGGGGTTGCAGCGGCCATCACGACGATCGGGGCCACGACGACCGACTCTGAGCCGATGGCGAGACCGACAGCCAGCACGTTGAACGCGACCAGAAACATCGCGAGTTCCCAACCCAGGGGTCGCAGGCGCATGGCCTCAGAATACGGCGCCCAGGAGATCGACATCGGCGGGGACAAGATTCGAGCTTGGCTGCGCGGAACTGGGGATTGATGCGACCGGCCGAAGTTGGTCGCTTCACCCAAGGTCAGCGGGATCAGCAACGGCCGACAGCTTCAATCGTTGAAACACCTCGCCTCTGGGGCCCAGGAGGGACACCTGCATCTGCGGCCGATCCCTCCATACAACAGCCACCCGCCCGTGCTCGGGGACAGTCACCACTCTCTCAGCACCAACCGTCACTGCGGTGACCGCGCCGGTAGTCCTGATCAGCGCGTGATGTACCCACCGAGCGCCAGAGGCAGGCCGCTCGAGGAGGCTCACGCTCGAGCTCCCACCACCCTCTACCGCGGCGTAGCCACCGAGCTCCTCGAACGTCGGCACCGACGTCAGCTCGTCCAAGGACTCAACTCCCCATCCGCCGCCGCCGAGTCTGCGCCACCCCTCGCCCGTGCGGGCCAGAGTGTGCTCCTGGAACTCGGCGCCGCCGTGCGCGCGTCGCAAGAAGATCGTCACGGCGACGTCGTGGTCGACGTCGACTGCAACGGGCAAGAAGCGACGGCGCCGAGTCAGTCGCTCCCGCCCAGCCACCGGCACTCCTTCGATCAATCGGATCGATTCGCCGAGCTCGTCATAGGTCACCCCGACAGTATGAGCGGCTTGCGCACCTCGTCGCCGACACCGAAATTGTTACCGGTCGGGGATCCCCTGTGGGACAACAGTGGGCGGAACCGACCACCGTGCGTGCATCGCCGTGGCCGGTTCGGCTTGCGGGGCGACGGATCTGTCAGGAGCGGTCAGCCAGCCTCGAGTGCCCCTTCTACAGGGACCTGATCCACAGGTGGCCGGGCAGAGTTTTGTTGCAGTGAGTCCCTCAGCCACTCACGGCGGCGGTCGTCGAGGTAGGGCAGGGTATTCTCGAAGTCGAGTTCGTCCTTTGGCCGCAACCCCTTGGCCCTGTAGAGCAACTGGATCTGGTGTCGTGAAGCCGTATCGAGTGCGTATGTTCGCAGAGCTGGGCTGTGATTTCGCCCTATGGGGCGACCCGTTTCGGCCGCTTCCCGCTACGGGAGAAGAAGAGGCCGAAGACCTCGAACACTCGCTGCCGATTTCAGAGTCTTTACGCCTGCGCCTGCTGGCCTGGGCTGGCCAGTACCAGTACCTCGGCTGGGACGGCGGCGAACGCAACTCCGACATGTCCGACTTCGATGAGCAAGGCATGCGGTTAAGCCGCGACTTACAGCGGGAACTTGGCTCGGAGTACTCAGTTAGGTATGCCTTCACCTTCGCTGGAAGCAAGGAACGGCTGCTGCCGTTGGTGGCAGATGAACCCTGTCCGGGCTGGCGGGCTAGATAGAATCCCGCTGCGTTGCGAACCTCCTTGGTGGTGGGGTGCCACCGGTCATTGATCGAGAGCCAACCAAGTCGATGACGGCCGCGTTCTTGGGACTGCTGCGCGAACTGGTGACAGGCTGATGAACCCCGGTGGAGGAATCCTGACCGACGAAGGTCGGCATTGGTTCTGTAAGTGCGACCAGCAAATTGTTCTTGTCCACCACGAGGGCAGGAAGACTGTCGACCGCGTCCCTCTGATGGCCAACAGTCGAAGCGGCGCGGATTCGAAGCGATTCGGCCACTAGGTCGTCATGCCGCCGTGAAGCGCTGCCTGCTCCTCACGCGCCCCATACCCGCTACGGCAGTCCCGATGGTGTGACGTCGCAGCTCAGTTGAGCCGGGAGTACTGCACAGACAGGGCGGTGGCAACGCTGAGCCACACGGCGTACGGCACCAGGGCCACACCCGCCCAGGGCAGCGAGCGAATGACGAGCGCCACCAGCACCCAGGTGAGGGCCGCCGCCACGGCGAGCGCGACCGTAGCGGCGCCGATCCGGTGTGGAACATAGAAGAGCCACGCCCAGGCCAGCGCCGCGACCGCGGAGCCCGCAAGCACGAGCGTCGCGGGCCATACCGCAGCCGCCGCAGCGGAGCGGGTGAACCACACGCCCACCCCCAGCAGCGCCAGGAAGTTGAGCGGCCACACGACCGCGAAGACCACGTCAGGGGGCTGGAGCGACGGCTTCAAGAGCCGGGCGTACCAGCCCGGGTCGTGCGCCGTCCAGACGCTCGACAGGGCGGCGTACAACAGCACCACCGCAACCCACGCG
This window encodes:
- a CDS encoding ArsR/SmtB family transcription factor; the encoded protein is MDIFGALADPIRRELMRHLAAGPARVVDLAAQHPISRPAVSKHLRLLTEAGITEVEERGRERHYRLRPASLAPLRELLAELQATPFSEADLDGLDLEVRRTSRERRTSALTISAPHSTEELA
- a CDS encoding GNAT family N-acetyltransferase — encoded protein: MLELVSPDAALHAAWLESHREWGSGQHEDGFGVGPADDVETPQGFATWVDELLSRPAHVWWIVDDHRVVGGITLRAFTNDSVQRLGHVGYGVQPSARGRGIAAWALGQVVEVAWTTGMQQVLLVCSDSNVASIRTIERCGGVLEVAVQDAHGRERRYWMVRRTP
- a CDS encoding TspO/MBR family protein, which produces MATFAWVAVVLLYAALSSVWTAHDPGWYARLLKPSLQPPDVVFAVVWPLNFLALLGVGVWFTRSAAAAAVWPATLVLAGSAVAALAWAWLFYVPHRIGAATVALAVAAALTWVLVALVIRSLPWAGVALVPYAVWLSVATALSVQYSRLN